From the Candidatus Bathyarchaeota archaeon genome, one window contains:
- a CDS encoding glycosyltransferase family 39 protein, with product MEKRKNILLLLIFVFSFAYRLLLITAQDFPPGADIGNHESLIQSITSESPDFLVNNFHMGGGLAGTNPGYHIFVLFFRAFTGLPDYLCHSFVASFFSALTFLCIFLLLRKFWSESSGFIASFLIVFSAGDIEMLSWGGYPNITALFIIPLIAYFYLQSARFSKTCYFVITSLLAGTLLLTHVFSALVYIAILLAALILVSLKREKPFLQTPLLWVLPFIFGATLVSPYLFRILPVYFGPEAVITGGVDQTIAAMLETRLVPLENAFLMVLPVVLLLFLSKLYKGKYFTITSALFAVWVLVPIVMTQSYLFGFYVDYQRFVYFLYLPLIAVVALLLDCGLDFLDLTSHTFDLKPKRDFVRRLKKVFAKPGFPWRILNVVVFCVLLVVPLFFLPLFALPGDALVESSYYQVMTPQRFDAIEWIKTNTPKDSVLVSDAQYGWWISGFAQRKTLSSVPPQYLILTHELEPASIAKNLLHSNYFISNGLVAVNYDLSNNSDILRISATMHKLNFPYHFFELQENSINALFRNNGSVTYLQFSDLPLTNRQIKESTNSSSYEVTRENSYHLVTESITVYTGVRFAKITIHLQSKTPTINYDWLHVPVLARGMVFESNDSIAFFDASASVLTQTVFPTETIGNSIQLKENPKNFEIIQKLDGTPSLVLEFFVGATSYEPSNSESTDQITVAMTNNSETYLNQTFEETLFSFDYKAAIKEWDINYVVATYPETIARLNGNSVFNCVFKNGEVSIFKIDLQE from the coding sequence GTGGAAAAAAGAAAAAACATTCTGCTTCTCTTGATTTTTGTTTTCTCCTTTGCATACCGGCTTTTGTTAATAACTGCACAAGACTTCCCCCCCGGTGCCGACATCGGCAATCATGAAAGCCTAATTCAATCGATTACCTCGGAGAGCCCTGATTTTTTAGTTAACAATTTCCACATGGGCGGCGGACTTGCAGGGACCAACCCGGGATATCACATCTTTGTTTTATTCTTTAGAGCTTTCACTGGACTCCCCGATTACCTATGTCATAGCTTTGTGGCTTCTTTTTTTTCGGCACTTACTTTTTTGTGTATTTTTCTGCTCTTGAGAAAGTTCTGGAGCGAATCTTCAGGCTTCATTGCTTCCTTCCTGATTGTTTTCTCCGCAGGCGACATAGAAATGCTAAGCTGGGGCGGGTACCCCAATATAACCGCGTTATTTATCATACCCCTAATTGCATATTTTTACTTGCAGTCTGCAAGATTTTCAAAAACCTGCTATTTTGTGATCACGTCTCTTCTGGCGGGGACTTTGCTTCTAACACATGTTTTTAGCGCATTGGTCTACATTGCAATACTGTTGGCTGCCCTAATACTTGTCAGCTTAAAAAGAGAAAAGCCATTCCTTCAGACGCCTCTTCTTTGGGTGCTCCCCTTCATATTTGGCGCAACTCTTGTTTCCCCGTACCTTTTTAGAATTCTCCCAGTATATTTTGGTCCAGAAGCAGTGATTACTGGCGGAGTAGATCAAACAATAGCCGCTATGCTTGAAACCCGTTTAGTTCCATTGGAAAACGCGTTTTTAATGGTTCTTCCCGTTGTTTTGCTGCTTTTTTTGTCAAAGCTCTATAAAGGCAAATACTTCACAATTACTTCTGCCTTGTTTGCCGTTTGGGTGTTAGTTCCAATCGTTATGACACAAAGTTACCTTTTTGGGTTCTATGTTGATTATCAACGGTTTGTGTATTTTCTTTATCTTCCATTGATTGCAGTGGTTGCTTTGCTCCTTGATTGCGGATTGGACTTCTTGGATTTGACTTCACACACATTTGATTTGAAGCCCAAAAGGGATTTTGTACGCCGCCTCAAAAAAGTGTTCGCAAAACCCGGTTTTCCTTGGAGGATTCTTAATGTGGTTGTGTTTTGTGTTTTGCTTGTGGTTCCGCTGTTTTTTCTGCCGCTTTTTGCTCTTCCGGGTGATGCGTTAGTTGAATCATCGTATTATCAAGTGATGACGCCTCAAAGGTTTGATGCAATAGAATGGATTAAAACAAATACGCCAAAGGACTCCGTTCTTGTTTCTGATGCTCAGTATGGCTGGTGGATTTCGGGATTTGCTCAACGAAAAACCTTGAGTTCAGTACCGCCACAATACTTGATACTGACCCACGAATTAGAGCCTGCTTCAATTGCAAAAAATCTGCTTCACTCAAACTATTTTATTTCTAACGGCTTGGTAGCTGTGAACTATGATTTGTCAAATAACTCTGATATCTTGCGTATTTCAGCAACAATGCATAAACTGAATTTTCCGTACCACTTTTTCGAATTGCAAGAAAACAGCATAAATGCTTTGTTTAGGAACAATGGTTCCGTTACTTATTTGCAGTTCTCTGACTTGCCCCTGACGAATAGACAAATCAAAGAATCCACAAACAGCTCGTCCTATGAGGTCACACGAGAAAACAGCTATCATTTAGTTACGGAATCAATAACGGTGTATACTGGTGTTAGATTCGCCAAAATCACAATTCACCTTCAAAGTAAAACACCAACGATAAATTATGATTGGCTTCACGTTCCCGTTCTTGCTCGGGGCATGGTCTTCGAGAGTAACGATAGTATTGCATTTTTCGATGCGAGCGCAAGTGTACTTACTCAAACAGTTTTCCCAACAGAAACAATCGGCAACAGCATACAGCTAAAAGAGAATCCCAAAAACTTTGAAATCATACAGAAACTCGACGGAACACCTTCTTTGGTTCTCGAATTCTTCGTAGGAGCTACTTCGTATGAACCCTCCAACTCTGAATCAACAGACCAAATAACGGTAGCCATGACAAATAATTCAGAAACCTACCTCAATCAAACCTTTGAAGAGACACTTTTTTCCTTTGACTACAAAGCAGCAATCAAAGAGTGGGACATCAACTATGTTGTAGCAACATATCCCGAAACAATCGCGCGATTAAACGGCAATTCTGTTTTCAATTGTGTATTCAAAAATGGCGAAGTGAGTATTTTCAAAATAGACTTACAAGAATAA
- a CDS encoding InlB B-repeat-containing protein codes for MKKSHRNTITSIATLTVLFGLLMQPLLCANAQYQTQYSLYIQNNNQLGGRTAPSPGVTYYEPGFAVQVTAETYPGYVFNGWYLNGVFQNKLETITITMLQNNVLTASFSKQALSLRISASPHNGGTTNPPTGTLFFEYGNSVEVTAQPATGFVFSGWYLDDAFMGMDNRILVTMAQDRNLIAYFTNETATPTPTPGVSPTPSTTTPEPTAAPASLPQAMLDVTVDSSATYTGFDTQIGGKLTTTSGAGLPNTGILLYVSVSGGASWDVLSFVNTDANGDFSVVWKPSVTGNYLLNATWAGNSEYAATNTLVNFALTAYQDESVFSVTSNSTLSGLMFNSAENQLSFSVTGPSGTTGTVDVVIPKTMDVNISALQVFIDGNPIAYTQDSQDDSWIVSFTYSHSTHQVSIDLNSDTPIPSTTPTPILTETPTPESTPTPTPSPSMSSNDDQTTSIMIYAIIGAVIIAVAGIIAVVILKRGK; via the coding sequence ATGAAAAAGAGTCATCGCAACACAATAACAAGCATTGCCACTTTGACAGTGCTGTTTGGGTTATTAATGCAGCCGTTACTTTGTGCAAACGCGCAGTATCAAACCCAATACAGCCTGTACATCCAAAACAATAATCAACTGGGCGGCAGAACCGCACCAAGTCCAGGCGTCACATATTATGAGCCAGGCTTTGCGGTGCAAGTTACTGCTGAAACTTATCCAGGTTATGTCTTCAATGGATGGTACCTGAACGGAGTTTTCCAAAACAAACTGGAAACCATAACAATTACCATGCTCCAGAATAACGTGCTTACTGCTTCATTTAGTAAACAAGCACTATCTCTTAGAATATCTGCAAGTCCACATAACGGCGGTACAACAAACCCGCCAACAGGGACACTGTTCTTTGAATACGGAAACTCTGTTGAAGTCACCGCCCAACCCGCAACAGGTTTCGTTTTCAGTGGTTGGTACTTAGATGATGCATTCATGGGCATGGACAACAGGATACTTGTAACAATGGCGCAAGACAGAAACTTGATAGCATATTTCACTAACGAAACTGCCACGCCAACCCCAACACCAGGTGTTTCTCCTACACCCTCAACAACCACACCAGAACCTACAGCAGCACCGGCAAGTCTCCCTCAAGCCATGTTGGATGTAACAGTTGATTCCAGCGCAACATACACGGGATTTGACACCCAAATCGGAGGCAAACTGACAACAACTTCAGGAGCAGGACTACCCAATACGGGTATCTTGTTATATGTCAGCGTCTCTGGCGGTGCATCTTGGGATGTGTTGTCTTTTGTGAATACTGATGCTAACGGAGATTTCTCTGTGGTATGGAAACCATCAGTAACAGGCAATTATCTCCTAAACGCAACATGGGCAGGCAACTCTGAATATGCAGCTACAAACACTCTTGTCAACTTTGCATTAACAGCATACCAAGACGAAAGCGTTTTCTCAGTTACTTCAAACTCAACACTATCTGGTTTAATGTTCAACTCAGCAGAAAACCAGCTAAGCTTTAGCGTCACTGGTCCATCAGGCACCACAGGAACTGTCGACGTTGTCATCCCAAAAACAATGGACGTTAACATCTCCGCATTACAAGTATTCATTGACGGAAACCCAATAGCATACACCCAAGACTCACAAGATGACTCATGGATAGTCTCATTCACGTACTCCCACAGCACCCACCAAGTCTCAATAGACCTAAACTCAGACACACCAATCCCTTCAACAACTCCAACACCAATCTTGACAGAAACACCAACCCCAGAATCCACACCTACACCAACACCCTCCCCAAGCATGTCCAGTAACGACGACCAAACCACTTCAATTATGATCTACGCAATAATCGGAGCAGTCATAATCGCTGTCGCAGGCATCATAGCAGTAGTAATTCTTAAAAGGGGAAAATAA
- a CDS encoding helix-turn-helix transcriptional regulator, producing MSHAINDRDNKILRVYCQVSSLGFGAIPKEKKYKKRNHSYYTYRRHNRRHQQKHALLIINTLAHKEKLRFNYLTKQLCTISPKTLSDPLKQLQTEKLITRQAYPEIPPRVEYTLTKDGTGLAKAILPLIKWAAQRDNKTKKCHNTCHTTSAHKTQKTDPEP from the coding sequence ATGTCGCATGCAATTAATGACCGTGACAACAAGATTCTCAGGGTATATTGTCAAGTTTCATCTCTTGGTTTTGGTGCTATCCCCAAAGAGAAAAAATACAAAAAACGCAACCACAGCTACTATACCTATCGAAGGCATAATCGACGTCATCAGCAAAAACACGCATTACTAATCATCAACACCCTAGCCCACAAAGAAAAACTACGCTTCAACTACCTCACAAAACAACTATGCACCATCAGCCCCAAAACCCTATCCGACCCCCTCAAACAACTCCAAACAGAAAAACTAATCACCCGACAAGCCTACCCCGAAATCCCCCCACGCGTCGAATACACCCTAACCAAAGACGGCACAGGACTAGCAAAAGCCATCCTACCCCTAATCAAATGGGCAGCCCAAAGAGACAACAAAACTAAAAAATGCCACAACACCTGCCACACAACATCCGCACACAAAACCCAAAAAACAGACCCCGAGCCCTAA